ttcattgtttccttttccttgtCCTTGTCCATAATTGCTGTAGTTGTATGACGATCCGTGGTTGTACACAGCTCCGTAGCTTTGGCCCCCGTTGGCTCCGGGGACTGCCTTTCCATTCTGGTTGTTATACATGTTGGATTCGGAAGGGGAGTTCGAAAGATGGACCTTGAGCTAAAAATATGGCCAGGTGCGCAGGCACGGTGTGTACTCGGGGGGGATCTGCGTATATATgctattatataaatatttacgcgcgtgtacacacacacgtgctGGCGGGGAGTCGCGCTGCGGAGTCACGCTGGGGAGTCACTCTGGGATGGACGCTTTCCTGGGGGCGCTGAATTGGGGAAAAGGGATTATAAGCAGGTTTGCAGCGGCACACGGGTTGtttttttggagaatttGCATTACGCGGGGGGCAGCGAGTGGGCGATCCGGGAGGGAACGTTTACATATGTACGGATGTACATATACGCTTGCTTGCTCTTACGTGCGTACACTTACGTATACAgtactacatatatatatgcgtatacaGTACATATAcagtacatgtatatgcgtATAACGCGCAAAGGCGCGTGCCCTGGCGCGCTCTCGCCCCCGCGCGCACATGGTGTGATCTTGTACGCACGGACAGGTACGTATATGTAAATTGAACAAAATATGCCTACCTCTCTCTCCACGTACGAACGTACAATTTATTACGCGAAACGCATAAAATGCTTCGCCCCTATGTTGGATGCAGCAAATCTCGTTCGTTCGCTTCCTCGCGAAATTGTTTGACTCAATTGCGAATAGCCAAAATTTAcgttttcgctttttttttttttttttattaacagcttttttgtttaaaaaaaaattttgaacttgataaaaattaaaaaNNNNNNNNNNTTAAATGCAGGGAAAGGGAAaggtaataaaaattaatttcgcATTTAATTTACGAGGTATGTATGATGCGTTATTTGTTTGTGGCACGGTGCAGTGACGGACTCCcgccccttttcttttccccacAGCGCGTGGTCATGAGCAGATGGTAATTTGCAGATTTGCCAAttgaaaattgaaaattgaGGTTTGAAAATTGAAGTTTTAAGTTTTACGTTTTACGTTTTACGTTTTGAGTTTTacgtttgaattttttcctctttgatTGGCGCTTGCTGctatcatttatttttgccccttCGTTCATTTGCCCCCTGCGCTTCGTGCAACTCCGCTTCCCCCTCTCGCGCGTAACTTCGGGATTTTACTCCGCAATTAGCAATTAACGCCCAGTTCTGTTCCCCCCCAATTTTACCTCACCGCAGCGCGCCCCTGTCTGCGCATTATTAGCAATTTGCCGCCTCTCCTTGGCCGAGCgccgaagaagaaaaattactcCTTCGATTTGGGGCAAAACGAATATGTGGTCATCTGGTTATGTGGTCATGTGGTCAACTGGTCAACTGGTCATCCGGTCATGTGGTCATCTGGTCATCTGATCATCTGTTCAACAATTTGCAGAGGCACGCGCAGGGGGGaagacaaacaaaaaagcaaaagaggaggagaagtgCTAACTTAGTGAGCGCTCCGTCCGTGGTTGAGGGGccctaaaaaattaaacaggATTATCCGTTTCGTCAGcgtggaaattattttttttttccccccgaAACGGttacttatatatacatgaTGAAGTTATTACGTAAGGAGGGGAGATAATGGCCCACCCGCCCCATAAAGCATAAGCAGAGGAAAATTCCCCATGTGGGTCCTCGCGTGGCGCAGCAAATCGTATTACAAAGGCAATGCATACAttacgtgtacatatgcacacagcATGGCATTATACGATTCCCCCTCATGCCACGTATTTTTTGCGTGTACATATGATTAGTATgcatagcatttttttctctctgtgATATGCGTTCCCGCGGTGAACATGTGAAGGCAATCGCTCTGACCGTCGCAGTCTCCCCCCCTACTTCCGCCACGAGAAGGCATCCATTTCAAGGGAGCCATTTCAAGGCAGCCATTTCAAGGCAGCTATTTCAAGGCAGCCATTTCAAGGCAGCCATTTCAAGGCAGCTATTTCAAGGCAGCCATTTCGAAAGTGCATGCAGTGGAACTGTGTGGCCGTTACGGGAATAGAGATAATAcgagcaaaaaaggggcaccatTATATTTGTATGTCATTCTGTTGACGCGATGAGGATAGGCACACCCTGGTCagtctccattttgataaaCCTTGTCgatattaattaaattgcCCGTATTAATTAAATTGCCCGTATTAATTAAATTGTCCATGTTGATTAAATTGCCGATTCGTTTTCCGCACGTTACCAAGTTGGGCCTCCATGCTGGGCCGCCATGTTGGGCAGCTTAACTTTAACTTTGGATGTCTTATGGCCGAAAGGGGGTGACAAATAGGAGGGggagtttcctttttttttttctcattagcTAATGGGAGGGATTCTTTTTCGTATGGGGTCATCGTTACGATTGCTTCacccttttgctttttttccaaatgagAAGTTTTCATCGTCACCACCACCCCAGGCAATtattatgtgcacataaaagGTGCTAAAGTTGTGCTGGCAAAATACgctttgggatttttttttccccccccctttggtgcTGTACTACTCGTGGATGGGGGGGAATACACAATCGCGGTGCAAGAGGGGGTAAAGAAATAGCAACGTTTGGTAGAAGTAAAGGAATAGAAGGAGGGCGTCATAGAGATGGAAAAATAGTTCACGCGTCATGCGGGGATGTTGGGACAGGGGGACCGAAATAACATGTGGTGATATGCATCGGGTCGTAGGCTGTGTATAGGTATATACCCCCCATGGAGGCATATGCATGCGTGCGCGGGAGGGGGAAGCATTAAATGgacgccccctttttttaaaggttGTTTTTAGAACATCGCGTAGTGGTAGACAGTCGAGTGTGTGAAGCGGTCCTCAAAAAACGTTGTCACGAATCGCGCCCCTTTCGCATAGGTCCGTCCACCTGGAAGAGGCACCTCCGCGtatttcttctcccccttggatgggaaaaaaagagagaacgTGGAAAATGGTTGAGCTCAGAATGGGTGCACATCCTTCGTAGGATGGATTGAAATGCCCATCCTTCGTTTTACTCCCATCCTGCGCAAACGGGTGAGTCTCGCCATGTAGACGTGATCCCATTGTGATGTATCTGCCTTTTACATACGACCTTGTGGGAAGGGTCCCTGTTAGGCAGTCGGCCTTGCAAACAGATAGGGAAGCGCATTCGAATGGCATCCCCCACTTCGTTACAGTGTTTCGTTGAAcggggaattatttttttctgcttcaaAGGGTAGCAGCGTTCCAAtgttgcttctttttttttgtaacgtCCGAGGGGTCTCTTTTGAGTAAACCGAGTGGGTCATACTTGGGTAAGGGCCTTTTTCTGGGGAAAAGCCGCCTAAAAGAGGGATGTCAGCTGGTCGGTAGCAGCCCACACGAACTGAGCACGTAGGGATAACTCCACATGGATGTGTACATTAGCGCTTGAGCAACTTCTACGCGTGCAATTGTGTTAACCCCTTTGGTGCAGTCTTTCCCCCCAGGAGAGACATGCAGAAATGGTGACTGCCCCTCCCCCAGCGAGCAAAGTTGGTGGGAAAAGCAAACCAATATGACGCTGCGCTCTTTTTAGAAGGCATCCCCCTCCCCTCTAGGCAAATCTcctttggggaaaaaaaattctacgtacgtttttaaaaatcgcGCGCACCACCACTTGGCCAGTAGGGGGTCAACGGGGAACGGGGCACAGGTGCACAGGTGCACACGGTACACTAATGTATGTGCCTGCACGCGTGACACTAATGTATGTGCCTCCACACGGTACACTAATGTATGTGCCTGCACAGGTACATAGCACATGCACTGATGTGTACGCGACCAGGCTTACTTCCTCACTGCGTTAACGCAAAACGGGTAGCCATTTCgaagcgattttttttttttttttccaccccctcTTTCCCTGCTGCTTTACCAAACCAGtacataaaaggaaaagctaCACAGGCGTATTAAGAACAGACGCGCATGCAAATCAGCTCAGTCCGCAGGGGAGAGTCCTCAAATAGGCGGTACTGCTCCTTCTGCTGAACTGCAAAAGGTAGTAGCTTGTTGGTTGGAAAGACTGGAGGATGCACAAGTGCGTTGCTATTTGTTGGCTTCCGTTGATGGTCCCCACGAATGCGCGCGCGAGGAGATATGCACGAGGAGATAGGCACGAGGAGATATGCACTAGGAGATAGGCACGAGGAGATAAGAACGAGCATATTCCGGGGGGCATACACAGATCAGCAGCCATGGTGAGTGCATTTTGACTTGGCATTCTTAAGGCGCAGTTGGGGAGTAGCGAAGCGGTGTGGGGTGTAGCGGTGTAGAGGAGAAACGGCAGCGCGGCCTATCTGCCTCCCATTTGCAACCCATCTGCCACCCATCTGCCACCCATCTGCCATCCATCTGCCGCCCATCTGCCGCCCATCTGCCGCCCATCTGCTTGAAGCTGCCCCCCCGCGAGGCGAAGATGAACTCCAGAACGCCGTGTGTGATACTCTACGCAGTGTCGCTGGTGGTGTGTGTGGTGGTGATTTTTTCCCTGAACAAGTATGAGAGGCAAGGGGTGCCTCTGCACAAGCTGAGCAGTACCTCTGCCCTGGTGAAGGAGATTTACAATGCGAAGGGATGGGAAAAGCCAAAGGGATGGGAGAAGGCAAAGGGACGGGAGGagccaaagggggaaagacCAAACTGGTCCAATGAGAGGTTATCCCAATTGAGCATAAAACTGTTTATTGTGTCGACTagtgaagaaggaaggagCGATTCGTTggggacaaaaatgaaggaatatttttctagCCAAATTGAGTTTGAGTGCAAGGATAAGCCAGCTGCACAGAGCATCTCCGATGTGCAGGAGTTGTTTTATGTGGACCCACTCCTCGTTAGTGGAGACGAAATGAGAAGTGATGACAATCGGGAGTTTGCAAATGTATGCTTGAGTAGCTCCCCAGAAAACGGTACCATCCATAATATGCTGAACAATAGATATATCATATGTTTAAGTGAAAATCGAGAGGAGAAAGACACAAATGTTGCTTTCACGCTGAAAAGGAGCAACACCATTCACGTGAAGTTCAGCCAACAGGGAGATAACCCTACCACTTACTATCAACGGTTGGCAGAAGAAACATGGAAGATAGTAaaacgtgttttttttttaagtccaaAAATAgatcgattttttttagccCCGAATTGGATTTGAACTTTTATTTGGCTAGCAGTTTGTACAACGAGGGGAATTACAAAGTAGGGAAGTACAACACGGctgggagggggagaaacaaaaatggtggCGAGTCGAAGGGTCCACAGGGTGGCGAGTCGAAGGGTCCACAGGGTGGCGAGTCGAAGGACCCACAGGGTGGCGAGTCGAAGGGTCCACAGGGTGGCGAGTCGAAGGACCCACAGGGTGACGACCCAAACGGATATGCTTCCTACGTGAATATCGCCACTTGGGATTTTTACGACCAGGTGTACTACCCCTACTTGAGAAACTTCACCGAGCAACTTATGAACGTTTTTCAAATAAACATCTACACGCAAATTATTGGGAATATcgatttatttaaaatttcggAGAAGACAAAGGAGGTGGGAGACAAGCGAGTGATCATCCTCGACAAGGTAACCAAATTGACAAGCATTTTTGACGATGTTACTTTTGGTGACATTATCAGAAGGCCAACATATCACATTCCGAAAAGCATTAACTTGATGGCTGTCTTCCCCAGTGGTGAGgaaatctttttttacaacccCGCCACGGGGAAGCTCGAAACGACTGTTTCCTTTGCAGAGTGGGGCGTCCTGCACATAAACGGGGCACTCCAgcggggggaggagcagcagcagcagaagGAGGCGGAGAAGAAAACGGgcgagagaaaaaaaaaaaagtatgtcAGTGTGTCAGAGGAGGCTCCCCTGATTAGCGGCCACTTCATTTCCCATTTGAGACAATATTTGGGACTGGGACCCAAATTTTCTGATTACATTTATACCATTTTCGATGCAGAAAAGtatgatataaaatatgtgcgaAGTGAGTCCACCGATGAGGGGAActcttttttgtattccGTCAGGAGTGAGGATAAACTACAGCTTTACTTTTTGTACGAAATCCCTGTGAGACATggtattttcccctttgagCTTTTGGCCCTCATGCGAGAAGCTTACGTCTACTACGTGGTGGAATCGCTGAGCAATCTGGGCAAGTTCGTATCGATATCGAATGTGAGCATTTATTTTAGAGTCCCCATGCACGCTGTGCACGTTTTTAATGACATCCTGGATAAGGTTAAATGCAGCTTGGAGCTGATGCGCGGGGCGGATGGCTGCAAAAACTCTCACTTGGGGAAATTCGTTCGGGAGACCTTTCAGTCGTACGGTGGTGGCACCAGTGGAGATACCCACGAGGGGGATAACCGGCGCGGGGAGGCTGCACGGGTTGAGGAGGCGGCGCGGCTAAGGGAAACATACTTCAGGGCGGCGATCGTTCTGGCGCAGAGCGCTTACCAGGATTCCTTGCAAGTAGGCCCCCGCACGTGCACGTGCATGTGCACGTAAATGTGTGCACTTATGCCCTGCCGGTGTGTGGACCCCTTTGATGAGTTACCAAACGGCGGCGCGTCATTTGTGTGGCCTTTCGCTGCTCCGTTTGGTAAGGCACGCATGTGCTATTCATCCGACACTCATCCGCCACACATGCCCCATTTCGCGCCCCCTTTGCAGCTCCTGAGCGACGACACGTTCTCCATTTACGACATCCTTTCGAAGGACTTCCTGCTGGCCTCCGTGCTCCCCGTGCTCATTCCGTACGCAATTCCGGTCACGTTTTCTCTGTTCAGGTAGGGCATCCCCTTTGCGTGGGAAGGTCTTAGCGCATTGTCCTCCACAAAGACTTTTTCCGgcgcaaaataaatgatcCTCACGCGCCCTTACCTTTTTCAGGGAACTATTCAGAAGCATTAAATTAgcgaaggagaagcagaaggtgGACTGACGaggatttcttttttttttttccccctccccaccTCTTATGTGCACCGTTTGGACGGCACCACTGGGGGCTAATTAGCTGATTTGCTTTTTCCCATATTTCTCCCCATGTGTTCATGTATGCAATTTTAGAATTGCTCTCCTTTAGCGGCTGCTATTGCCATGCGCCCTGCTATGTGGTGCCTCTACGAACCGTTTCTAATTTGCCCTTCTAATTAGCCCATCTAATTAGCCCTCCTAACTCTGTCCAAATTGGACGACCCCGTTTGTGCATTATAGGAGGGCTCCCATTTGAGCAGCAAAAATGACGTGGTTGTGTGGAGAGTTAAAAAGTGTTGTAACTTTAAGTATCCATCCGCTTGGACGGATGACAAAAACTGTCACATGAAGGTGAATTCGAAAATGCATGCAAGGTTGTGTCTCCGTTGGGGGGAGAAAGGTATGCAGGTGGGAAAATGCGAAGTCGGGTAAATACTAAGTCGGGTAAGCACGCAAATACCAAGTCGGGAGTCCCTCCACAGAAATGCCAACCGCATGTTAAATGATCATCTGTACAGGTCTAACACCACGCGGGAACGTGGCTTCTGAGGATGCCTTTGCAAAATGACGAGGGCAAacacttttccttttacaaaTACGCACGGTGGAAATTATTCGGTGCTTAAAGGggataacatatttttaaccCTAACATGGGACAGCGAAGTGGTGCcggtgtgtgtgtatgtatgtatgcatgtatgtatgcacgtatgtatgtatgggggggggagataaTAAAAAGAGTTCGAATCGACAGAAGGGGTATCAACCTCGGATTTGTTATCCCTCCCCTCCTGGGGGTGTCACCTCGTGGTAGTTTCCCCTCTGACACATGTAAGATGCTCGTGTGCGGTCATCGCGTATGCCGCGCTATTAGAATGGCCAAACAGGTAAATAGTTGTGCGACATGCAGGGGGACAAAAGAAGGGTCACGTTGTATATGccatcttttttattccaccTAATTGAGTGTGAAAAgaagagaatttttttttttttttaaagggcaGAAGAAGTAGGGACAAAAAAGGTTGCTGCAGCCACTTTGCGAATTTGCAAGTGGGTAAATGTGACCgacctgttttttttttttttcatttatcccCCTGTTGTGCTGATGTAAAAATTGCACCTGTCAAGTGATCCCACggtgtgcattttttaaatgccatTTTGGTGTTACGCGGGTCGATCACCAAGTTGGGGGGGCTTCAGTTGGCCCAAATTCTACACCTTGCGGGGGGCCATTTTCAGGACCATGCTGTGCACACGGAAAGACCCGCTTTCTGGAGGGGTAAAcagaggaaggaaggaaCAGCGGTAGAGCGGAAGAGCGGACGGGCGGAACAGTGGACGAGCGGACGAGCGAAGatcgaaggggaaaaatccCCACTCGAAGCCATACCCACGACCTGCCTTGACAGCTCTGATGAATTCCTTCGAATGTAATCGCCATGTGACCCAAACGTAGTGATTTTCCAACAAAGGGAGCATACAATTTGTAACTCACCTCTGCATGGGTGCTTGCAACACGTGGTGCATACAAAAAAGTGTGATGTGGTTATGATCCCTCGTTTGAAGTGACTCGAAGTGATCttaaatcgtttttttcccgtttgcACTTTTGAAAGgcttaaaaatgtgcacgtTTATTTGTGAAGGGGGTGTAGTGCAGGACGGGATTTGTACGccacagattttttttttttttttNNNNNNNNNNNNNNNNNNNNNNNNNNNNNNNNNNNNNNNNNNNNNNNNNNNNNNNNNNNNNNNNNNNNNNNNNNNNNNNNNNNNNNNNNNNNNNNNNNNNNNNNNNNNNNNNNNNNNNNNNNNNNNNNNNNNNNNNNNNNNNNNNNNNNNNNNNNNNNNNNNNNNNNNNNNNNNNNNNNNNNNNNNNNNNNNNNNNNNNNNNNNNNNNNNNNNNNNNNNNNNNNNNNNNNNNNNNNNNNNNNNNNNNNNNNNNNNNNNNNNNNNNNNNNNNNNNNNNNNNNNNNNNNNNNNNNNNNNNNNNNNNNNNNNNNNNNNNNNNNNNNNNNNNNNNNNNNNNNNNNNNNNNNNNNNNNNNNNNNNNNNNNNNNNNNNNNNNNNNNNNNNNNNNNNNNNNNNNNNNNNNNNNNNNNNNNNNNNNNNNNNNNNNNNNNNNNNNNNNNNNNNNNNNNNNNNNNNNNNNNNNNNNNNNNNNNNNNNNNNNNNNNNNNNNNNNNNNNNNNNNNNNNNNNNNNNNNNNNNNNNNNNNNNNNNNNNNNNNNNNNNNNNNNNNNNNNNNNNNNNNNNNNNNNNNNNNNNNNNNNNNNNNNNNNNNNNNNNNNNNNNNNNNNNNNNNNNNNNNNNNNNNNNNNNNNNNNNNNNNNNNNNNNNNNNNNNNNNNNNNNNNNNNNNNNNNNNNNNNNNNNNNNNNNNNNNNNNNNNNNNNNNNNNNNNNNNNNNNNNNNNNNNNNNNNNNNNNNNNNNNNNNNNNNNNNNNNNNNNNNNNNNNNNNNNNNNNNNNNNNNNNNNNNNNNNNNNNNNNNNNNNNNNNNNNNNNNNNNNNNNNNNNNNNNNNNNNNNNNNNNNNNNNNNNNNNNNNNNNNNNNNNNNNNNNNNNNNNNNNNNNNNNNNNNNNNNNNNNNNNNNNNNNNNNNNNNNNNNNNNNNNNNNNNNNNNNNNNNNNNNNNNNNNNNNNNNNNNNNNNNNNNNNNNNNNNNNNNNNNNNNNNNNNNNNNNNNNNNNNNNNNNNNNNNNNNNNNNNNNNNNNNNNNNNNNNNNNNNNNNNNNNNNNNNN
This genomic stretch from Plasmodium cynomolgi strain B DNA, chromosome 14, whole genome shotgun sequence harbors:
- a CDS encoding hypothetical protein (putative), which encodes MNSRTPCVILYAVSLVVCVVVIFSLNKYERQGVPLHKLSSTSALVKEIYNAKGWEKPKGWEKAKGREEPKGERPNWSNERLSQLSIKLFIVSTSEEGRSDSLGTKMKEYFSSQIEFECKDKPAAQSISDVQELFYVDPLLVSGDEMRSDDNREFANVCLSSSPENGTIHNMLNNRYIICLSENREEKDTNVAFTLKRSNTIHVKFSQQGDNPTTYYQRSIFFSPELDLNFYLASSLYNEGNYKVGKYNTAGRGRNKNGGESKGPQGGESKGPQGGESKDPQGGESKGPQGGESKDPQGDDPNGYASYVNIATWDFYDQVYYPYLRNFTEQLMNVFQINIYTQIIGNIDLFKISEKTKEVGDKRVIILDKVTKLTSIFDDVTFGDIIRRPTYHIPKSINLMAVFPSGEEIFFYNPATGKLETTVSFAEWGVLHINGALQRGEEQQQQKEAEKKTGERKKKKYVSVSEEAPLISGHFISHLRQYLGLGPKFSDYIYTIFDAEKYDIKYVRSESTDEGNSFLYSVRSEDKLQLYFLYEIPVRHGIFPFELLALMREAYVYYVVESLSNLGKFVSISNVSIYFRVPMHAVHVFNDILDKVKCSLELMRGADGCKNSHLGKFVRETFQSYGGGTSGDTHEGDNRRGEAARVEEAARLRETYFRAAIVLAQSAYQDSLQLLSDDTFSIYDILSKDFLLASVLPVLIPYAIPVTFSLFRELFRSIKLAKEKQKVD